One Oryza glaberrima chromosome 11, OglaRS2, whole genome shotgun sequence genomic region harbors:
- the LOC127755301 gene encoding uncharacterized protein LOC127755301 isoform X1, which translates to MEAAAAAAAEAHHHHHNLHGCLAVRAPVPRCSLGGAGGGGAAAMGGSSDEASCGSPRWIGKSLSCVCIKRKGAYERICMNLTPVQEERLQRLRHRMKVYFDPSRRDHQEALKALWHATYPDQELQGLISEQWKDMGWQGRDPSTDFRGAGFISLENLLFFAKTFSASFQRLLKKQCGNRATWEYPFAVAGVNITFMIMQMLDLQSTKPRTFVRAVFIQMLSEDEWAFDLLYCVAFVVMDKQWLDKNASYMDFNEILKSTRTQLERELLLDDVMRIEDMPSYSLLC; encoded by the exons ATGgaggcggctgctgcggcggcggcggaggcgcaccaccaccaccacaatcTACACGGGTGCCTGGCCGTCAGGGCGCCGGTGCCGAGGTGCtcgctcggcggcgccggcgggggcggcgcggcggcgatgggtggATCTTCTG ATGAAGCATCCTGTGGGTCACCAAGATGGATAGGGAAGAGCCTCTCTTGCGTATGCATCAAGAGAAAAGGAGCCTATGAGAGAATATGCATGAACCTTACACCAGTGCAG GAAGAGAGGCTTCAGAGGCTGAGGCACCGTATGAAGGTTTATTTTGATCCTTCTAGACGAGATCATCAG GAAGCATTGAAAGCTCTTTGGCATGCAACATATCCTGACCAAGAACTACAAGGTTTGATTTCTGAACAGTGGAAGGACATGGGATGGCAAGGAAGAGACCCATCAACTGACTTCAG AGGCGCAGGATTCATATCTCTGGAGAATCTTCTATTCTTCGCGAAGACATTCTCT GCCTCATTTCAGAGGCTGCTAAAGAAACAATGTGGCAATCGAGCTACTTGGGAGTACCCATTTGCAGTTGCTGGTGTAAATATCACATTCATGATCATGCAGATGCTGGATCTCCAATCTA CTAAGCCAAGAACGTTTGTTCGAGCTGTTTTTATCCAAATGCTCTCAG AGGATGAGTGGGCATTTGATCTCCTCTACTGCGTCGCGTTCGTTGTTATGGACAAGCAGTGGCTCGACAAGAATGCCTCCTACATGGACTTCAAT GAGATACTGAAGTCGACACGGACACAGCTGGAGAGGGAGCTTCTGCTGGACGATGTGATGCGGATTGAAGACATGCCGTCATACAGCCTGCTCTGCTAG
- the LOC127755301 gene encoding uncharacterized protein LOC127755301 isoform X2 — MVLGQLALWSKIANEASCGSPRWIGKSLSCVCIKRKGAYERICMNLTPVQEERLQRLRHRMKVYFDPSRRDHQEALKALWHATYPDQELQGLISEQWKDMGWQGRDPSTDFRGAGFISLENLLFFAKTFSASFQRLLKKQCGNRATWEYPFAVAGVNITFMIMQMLDLQSTKPRTFVRAVFIQMLSEDEWAFDLLYCVAFVVMDKQWLDKNASYMDFNEILKSTRTQLERELLLDDVMRIEDMPSYSLLC, encoded by the exons ATGGTGCTGGGGCAGCTTGCACTGTGGTCCAAGATTGCCA ATGAAGCATCCTGTGGGTCACCAAGATGGATAGGGAAGAGCCTCTCTTGCGTATGCATCAAGAGAAAAGGAGCCTATGAGAGAATATGCATGAACCTTACACCAGTGCAG GAAGAGAGGCTTCAGAGGCTGAGGCACCGTATGAAGGTTTATTTTGATCCTTCTAGACGAGATCATCAG GAAGCATTGAAAGCTCTTTGGCATGCAACATATCCTGACCAAGAACTACAAGGTTTGATTTCTGAACAGTGGAAGGACATGGGATGGCAAGGAAGAGACCCATCAACTGACTTCAG AGGCGCAGGATTCATATCTCTGGAGAATCTTCTATTCTTCGCGAAGACATTCTCT GCCTCATTTCAGAGGCTGCTAAAGAAACAATGTGGCAATCGAGCTACTTGGGAGTACCCATTTGCAGTTGCTGGTGTAAATATCACATTCATGATCATGCAGATGCTGGATCTCCAATCTA CTAAGCCAAGAACGTTTGTTCGAGCTGTTTTTATCCAAATGCTCTCAG AGGATGAGTGGGCATTTGATCTCCTCTACTGCGTCGCGTTCGTTGTTATGGACAAGCAGTGGCTCGACAAGAATGCCTCCTACATGGACTTCAAT GAGATACTGAAGTCGACACGGACACAGCTGGAGAGGGAGCTTCTGCTGGACGATGTGATGCGGATTGAAGACATGCCGTCATACAGCCTGCTCTGCTAG
- the LOC127755300 gene encoding pentatricopeptide repeat-containing protein At5g66520-like, which produces MAAAAAVGARGGIRRRPNLSLLADRCATPRALAAVHAAMLVSGRLADDAFAASRLLAAHAALSPPGAVLRLLASLPCAPNSFMLNTTLRALASSPDPASALRFFSLLRRGSGGGGGSYSPGRHTLTFLLKASARLPLRASEQLHALALTHGLERDAYVANGLVRAYSLAGLVPHARRVFDGLPERSAVVCTTMVSGYAQNGMHEDAMRAFEEMLVDGIEPRGAALASVLSSCARSGSRGLEMGRRVHELMESRRLTAPVAGAILGTALVDMYAKTGAMEEATAVFDRMPERQTATWNALITGLAHHGHGEVALGTFHRMRRDGVPPNGATLVGVLSAYGCTGRLDEARRVFASMERDFAVAPTIQHYGCMVDLLGRSGLLTEAEEMIRGMTTCDADTVIWGALLNACKNHGDIDVAERAVQEILKLNPGNHGVYVVLSNMYAEAGRWQDVDRLRKVMKRARLSKIPGSSAVAGDDS; this is translated from the coding sequence atggccgccgccgccgccgtgggcgccCGCGGCGGCATCCGGCGCCGGCCGAACCTGTCCCTCCTGGCCGACCGCTGCGCGAccccgcgcgcgctcgccgccgtccacgcgGCCATGCTCGtctccggccgcctcgccgacgacgccttCGCGGCgtcccgcctcctcgccgcccacgccgcgctCTCCCCTCCGGGCGCCgtgctccgcctcctcgcctccctcccctgCGCCCCAAACTCCTTCATGCTCAACACCACGCTCCgcgccctcgcctcctcccccgacccggcctccgccctccgcttcttctccctcctccgccgcggcagcggcggcggtggcggctcgtaCTCTCCCGGCAGGCACACCTTAACTTTCCTCCTCAAGGCATccgcccgcctccccctccgcgcCTCCGAGCAGCTCCACGCGCTCGCCTTGACGCACGGGCTGGAGCGCGACGCCTACGTCGCCAACGGCCTCGTCCGGGCGTACTCGCTCGCGGGCCTCGTGCCCCACGCGCGCAGGGTGTTCGACGGATTGCCCGAGCGGAGCGCGGTGGTGTGCACCACCATGGTGTCCGGGTACGCGCAGAACGGGATGCACGAGGACGCCATGCGGGCGTTCGAGGAGATGCTCGTCGACGGGATCGAGCcccgcggcgcggcgctggCGTCCGTGCTGTCGTCGTGCGCGCGGTCGGGGTCGCGCGGGCTCGAGATGGGGCGGCGCGTGCACGAGCTCATGGAGTCGAGGCGGTTGACGGCGCCCGTGGCGGGGGCCATCCTCGGGACGGCGCTGGTGGACATGTACGCCAAGACCGGCGCcatggaggaggcgacggcggtgttCGACCGGATGCCCGAGCGGCAGACGGCGACGTGGAACGCCCTGATCACCGGGCTGGCGCACCACGGCCACGGCGAGGTCGCCCTTGGTACGTTCCACCGGATGAGGCGGGACGGCGTGCCGCCGAACGGTGCCACGCTCGTCGGCGTCCTGTCGGCCTACGGCTGCACGGGGCGTCTCGACGAGGCCCGCCGCGTGTTCGCGTCCATGGAGAGGGACTTCGCGGTGGCGCCGACCATCCAGCACTACGGCTGCATGGTCGACCTCCTCGGCCGGAGCGGCCTCCTCACGGAAGCCGAGGAGATGATCCGTGGCATGACGACCTGCGACGCCGACACGGTGATCTGGGGAGCTCTGCTGAACGCCTGCAAGAACCACGGTGACATCGACGTCGCCGAGAGGGCGGTGCAGGAGATACTGAAGCTGAATCCCGGCAACCATGGCGTCTACGTGGTGCTCTCCAACATGTACGCCGAGGCCGGGAGGTGGCAGGACGTGGACAGGCTGAGGAAGGTGATGAAGCGGGCGCGGCTTTCCAAGATCCCCGGCTCcagcgcggtggccggcgacgacagCTGA
- the LOC127754987 gene encoding probable bifunctional methylthioribulose-1-phosphate dehydratase/enolase-phosphatase E1 has translation MACCGGGRGEEAAATESEAYLEGEAVREARELVAELCRHFYGQGWVTGTGGSITVKANDPALPLADQLIVMSPSGVQKERMVAEDMYVLSADGKVLSSPVSKPWPNKPPKCTDCAPLFMKAYLMRGAGAVIHSHGMETCIATMLDPGAKEFRMTHMEMIKGIKGHGYRDELVVPIIENTPYEYELTDSLAEAIAAYPKATAVLVRNHGIYVWGDSWINAKTQAECYHYLFDAAIKLYQLGIDWTTPEHGPINSAKRPHSVLSSSIPNGCADSKSSKHCVVLDIEGTTTPISFVTDVMFPYARDNVRKHLTSTYSSDETKEDIKLLRIQVEEDLKNGIVGSVPIPPDDADKEEVISALVANVESMIKADRKITSLKQLQGHIWRTGFESKELQGVVFDDVPEALKHWHASGMKVYIYSSGSREAQRLLFGNTAYGDLRQYLCGFFDTTTGNKRETRSYFEISQSLGVDSPAQILFITDVFQEAVAAKSAGFEVIISIRPGNAPLPENHGFRTIKSFSEI, from the exons atggcgtgctgcggcggcggaaggggggaggaggcggcggcgacggagtcGGAGGCTTACCTGGAGGGAGAGGCGGTGAGGGAGGCGCGGGAGCTGGTGGCGGAGCTGTGCCGCCACTTCTACGGCCAAGGGTGGGTCACCGGAACGGGGGGCAGCATCACCGTCAAGGCCAACGACCCGGCGCTCCCCCTCGCCGATCAGCTCATCGTCATGTCCCCCTCCg GTGTGCAGAAGGAGAGGATGGTGGCAGAGGACATGTATGTGCTGTCAGCAGATGGGAAGGTGCTCTCCTCACCTGTATCAAAGCCATGGCCAAACAAGCCTCCAAAATGTACTGACTGTGCTCCTCTGTTCATGAAG GCTTATCTGATGAGAGGAGCTGGGGCTGTTATTCATAGCCATGGGATGGAAACTTGCATTGCAACCATGCTTGATCCTGGTGCAAAAGAGTTTAGG ATGACACATATGGAAATGATTAAAGGAATTAAAGGCCATGGTTACCGTGACGAATTGGTGGTTCCTATAATTGAGAACACTCCTTATGAGTATGAGCTCACTGACTCACTGGCTGAGGCG ATTGCAGCATACCCTAAGGCAACTGCAGTCCTTGTACGGAACCATGGAATTTATGTATGGGGTGATTCCTGGATCAATGCCAAGACACAG GCTGAATGCTATCATTACCTTTTCGATGCTGCCATCAAACTCTATCAATTGGGTATTGATTGGACAACTCCTGAGCATGGTCCAATAAACAGTGCCAAAAGACCACACAGTGTTCTAAGCTCTAGTATTCCAAATGGATGCGCTGATTCCAAATCATCAAAG CATTGTGTTGTTCTTGACATTGAGGGAACAACTACTCCAATATCATTTGTGACTGATGTGATGTTTCCCTATGCCCGTGATAATGTGCGAAAGCATCTGACTTCAACATATAGTTCTGATGAAACCAAAGAGGACATCAAACTATTGCGCATCCAA GTTGAAGAAGACCTGAAAAATGGAATTGTTGGGTCTGTTCCAATTCCACCTGACGATGCTGACAAAGAAGAGGTTATCAGTGCATTAGTTGCTAATGTTGAATCGATGATTAAAGCAGACAGGAAGATTACGTCGTTGAAACAACTCCAG GGCCACATATGGAGGACTGGTTTTGAAAGTAAAGAACTGCAAGGAGTTGTTTTCGATGATGTCCCCGAGGCGCTAAAGCACTGGCATGCTAGTGGCATGAAG GTCTACATATACTCAAGTGGCAGCCGGGAGGCGCAAAGGCTATTATTTGGCAATACGGCCTATGGTGATCTGCGACAATACCTCTGTGGTTTCTTTGACACCACAACCGG TAACAAAAGAGAAACAAGGAGCTACTTTGAGATTTCGCAATCACTTGGGGTGGACAGTCCTGCTCAGATCTTATTTATCACCGATGTCTTCCAAGAAGCTGTTGCTGCAAAAAGTGCAG gttTTGAGGTAATAATCTCCATTCGCCCGGGAAATGCACCGCTCCCTGAGAATCATGGTTTCCGGACTATCAAGTCGTTTAGTGAGATCTGA
- the LOC127755292 gene encoding DNA replication licensing factor MCM2, which produces MDDSENNAPSTPGSPGFSTDRLPPNTTTSRGATDPSSYSDDDDDDDVVGAEEAEVDPNVLPEDDGVVAAEEEEDGEDLFNDNYLDDYRRMDEQDQYESVGLDDSIEDERNLDEIMADRRAAEAELDARDVRTGAAPDRKLPRMLHDQDTDEDMSFRRPKRHRANFRPPREPRTPRSDDDGDGATPSSPGRSQRGMYSGGDVPMTDQTDDDPYEDEFDEEDEMNMYRVQGTLREWVTRDEVRRFIAKKFKEFLLTYVNPKNEQGEFEYVRLINEMVLANKCSLEIDYKQFIYIHPNIAIWLADAPQSVLEVMEEVAKNVVFDLHKNYRNIHQKIYVRITNLPVYDQIRNIRQIHLNTMIRIGGVVTRRSGVFPQLQQVKYDCSKCGTVLGPFFQNSYTEVKVGSCPECQSKGPFTINVEQTIYRNYQKLTLQESPGIVPAGRLPRYKEVILLNDLIDCARPGEEIEVTGIYTNNFDLSLNTKNGFPVFATVVEANYVAKKQDLFSAYKLTDEDKAEIEKLAKDPRIGERIVKSIAPSIYGHEDIKTAIALAMFGGQEKNVKGKHRLRGDINVLLLGDPGTAKSQFLKYVEKTGHRAVYTTGKGASAVGLTAAVHKDPVTREWTLEGGALVLADRGICLIDEFDKMNDQDRVSIHEAMEQQSISISKAGIVTSLQARCSVIAAANPIGGRYDSSKTFTQNVELTDPIISRFDVLCVVKDIVDPFTDEMLARFVVDSHARSQPKGANLEDRVPTDVEDDPLAAARQADPDILSQDMLKKYITYAKLNVFPKIHDADLDKISHVYAELRRESSHGQGVPIAVRHIESIIRMSEAHARMHLRSYVSQEDVDMAIRVLLDSFISTQKFGVQKALQKNFRKYMTYKKDYNELLLLLLRTLVKDVLHFEEIVSGPTTRLTRIEVKVEDLKNKAQEYEIYDLRPFFSSAHFRDNNFVLDEGRGIIRHPLAA; this is translated from the exons ATG GATGACTCGGAGAACAacgcgccgtcgacgccggggTCGCCGGGGTTCAGCACGGACAGGCTGCCGCCGAACACCACCACCAGCCGCGGCGCCACCGACCCATCCTCCTactcggacgacgacgacgacgacgacgtggttggcgcggaggaggcggaggtcgacCCCAACGTGCTCCccgaggacgacggcgtcgtcgccgccgaggaggaggaggacggggaggacCTCTTCAACGACAACTACCTCGA TGATTACCGGAGGATGGATGAGCAGGACCAGTATGAATCGGTTGGGTTAGATGACTCGATAGAGGATGAAAGGAACCTGGATGAGATCATGGCAGATAGAAGGGCTGCTGAAGCAGAACTTGATGCAAGGGATGTGAGGACTGGTGCAGCACCTGATAGGAAATTGCCACGGATGCTACATGATCAAG ACACAGATGAGGATATGAGCTTCAGGCGTCCTAAAAGGCACAGAGCTAATTTTAGACCACCAAGGGAACCAAGAACACCAAGAAGTGATGATGACGGTGATGGTGCCACGCCTAGTTCACCTGGAAGATCTCAGCGTGGAATGTATTCTGGAGGGGATGTACCTATGACTGACCAGACTGATGATGATCCATATGAG GATGAATttgatgaagaagatgagatgAACATGTACCGTGTACAAGGAACTCTTAGAGAGTGGGTCACAAGAGATGAAGTCCGCCGCTTTATCGCAAAGAAGTTCAAAGAATTCCTTCTAACATATGTAAACCCAAAGAATGAACAAGGAGAGTTTGAGTATGTTCGACTAATCAATGAGATGGTTCTAG CTAACAAATGCAGCTTAGAGATAGATTACaagcaatttatttatatacatCCAAACATTGCTATATGGTTGGCTGATGCACCTCAATCGGTGCTAGAAGTTATGGAGGAAGTTGCCAAAAATGTTGTTTTTGATCTCCATAAGAACTATAGGAACATTCATCAAAAAATCTATGTCCGAATAACCAATCTTCCTGTCTACGACCAAATACGCAATATCAG GCAAATCCATCTGAACACAATGATTCGAATTGGTGGTGTTGTTACTCGGAGATCAGGTGTTTTTCCTCAGCTACAACAGGTCAAGTATGACTGCAGCAAATGTGGGACTGTCCTGGGCCCCTTCTTCCAGAACTCTTACACTGAAGTCAAGGTTGGATCCTGCCCTGAGTGCCAATCCAAAGGGCCATTCACCATCAATGTTGAGCAA ACCATATATAGGAACTACCAGAAACTCACTCTTCAGGAAAGCCCAGGAATTGTTCCTGCTGGCAGGCTTCCAAGATACAAGGAAGTGATACTTCTGAATGATTTGATTGACTGTGCTCGACCAGGAGAGGAAATT GAGGTCACTGGGATATACACCAACAATTTTGACTTGTCTTTGAATACAAAGAATGGTTTCCCAGTTTTTGCCACAGTAGTGGAGGCAAACTATGTGGCAAAAAAACAGGATCTGTTCTCTGCTTACAAATTAACTGATGAGGACAAGGCGGAGATTGAGAAGTTGGCAAAAGATCCACGGATCGGTGAAAGG ATTGTCAAATCAATTGCACCATCCATATATGGTCATGAAGATATCAAGACTGCCATTGCACTAGCTATGTTTGGGGGGCAAGAGAAGAATGTCAAGGGAAAGCATCGCTTGAGAGGAGATATCAATGTACTCCTCTTAGGTGATCCAGGCACTGCAAAATCCCAATTTCTCAA GTATGTTGAGAAAACTGGACACAGAGCAGTGTACACAACTGGAAAAGGAGCTTCTGCTGTTGGACTCACCGCAGCAGTTCACAAGGATCCAGTAACACGGGAATGGACACTTGAGGGTGGTGCACTAGTGCTTGCTGATAGAGGCATATGCCTTATTGATGAATTTgataagatgaacgatcaagATAG GGTGAGTATTCATGAGGCCATGGAGCAACAAAGTATCAGTATATCAAAGGCCGGAATTGTCACATCCCTTCAAGCTCGGTGCAGTGTTATTGCTGCAGCAAACCCAATAGGAGGAAG ATATGATTCATCGAAGACATTCACCCAGAATGTTGAACTGACGGATCCAATTATTTCACGTTTTGATGTCCTTTGTGTTGTGAAg GACATTGTTGACCCATTTACAGATGAAATGCTTGCAAGGTTTGTTGTAGATAGTCATGCAAGATCTCAACCCAAGGGTGCTAACCTTGAAGATAGGGTTCCAACTGATGTTGAGGATGATCCATTGGCTGCTGCCAGACAAGCTGACCCAGAT ATCCTTTCTCAAGACATGCTGAAGAAGTACATAACTTATGCCAAGTTGAACGTGTTTCCCAAAATTCATGATGCTGACCTGGACAAGATTAGCCATGTTTACGCAGAACTTCGTCGCGAGTCATCT CATGGTCAAGGAGTCCCTATTGCCGTAAGGCATATCGAATCCATTATTCGGATGTCAGAGGCACATGCAAGGATGCATTTGAGGAGCTACGTGTCTCAGGAAGATGTCGACATGGCTATCCGCGTCCTGCTTGACTCATTTATTTCAACTCAGAAGTTTGGTGTCCAGAAAGCACTTCAAAAG AATTTCAGGAAATACATGACCTATAAGAAGGATTACAATGAACTGCTCTTGCTTCTTCTGCGCACCCTGGTCAAGGATGTGCTGCACTTCGAAGAAATCGTTTCAGGACCAACGACGCGCCTGACTCGCATCGAGGTTAAAGTAGAGGACCTGAAGAACAAG GCCCAGGAGTACGAAATCTATGACCTGAGGCCGTTCTTCTCCAGCGCCCACTTCAGGGACAACAACTTCGTCCTCGACGAAGGGCGGGGGATCATCAGGCACCCTCTTGCTGCCTAA